A stretch of the Pedobacter sp. MC2016-14 genome encodes the following:
- a CDS encoding carboxylesterase — protein sequence MAKSTPIVLIHGNFVNNATWKAWKTYYEQKGYQVYTPANPGHDGDPAALRANVHPDLVKTGFIDVVDNIAKLIDSLPEKPFIIGHSMAGMAVLKLIEMGKAVAGVSIDGAPPKNVFPPFQTLKTALPAFGFFTFNKYYMGSRKWYDYAFFNTISDVEKEKAFETFAVPESFKVSRQLVLDSYSNIDFKKAHAPILFIGGGSDHIFPVSLTKTIAGRYKDSNSRVDLKIFDGKSHFICGEPGWEKVADYALEWYEAL from the coding sequence ATGGCAAAATCTACTCCAATTGTACTCATTCATGGGAATTTCGTAAACAACGCTACCTGGAAAGCATGGAAAACTTATTACGAACAAAAAGGCTATCAGGTTTACACACCGGCAAATCCAGGTCACGACGGTGATCCGGCAGCATTAAGGGCAAATGTACATCCCGATCTTGTTAAAACCGGATTTATTGACGTTGTGGATAACATAGCGAAGCTAATTGACAGCCTTCCGGAAAAGCCCTTTATTATCGGCCATTCTATGGCTGGTATGGCCGTGTTAAAATTGATAGAGATGGGCAAAGCGGTAGCAGGTGTAAGTATTGATGGGGCGCCGCCTAAAAATGTGTTTCCTCCTTTTCAAACGCTTAAAACTGCCCTTCCGGCTTTTGGATTTTTTACCTTTAATAAATACTATATGGGCAGCCGTAAATGGTATGATTATGCATTCTTTAATACGATCTCTGATGTGGAAAAAGAAAAGGCATTTGAAACTTTTGCGGTACCAGAAAGTTTTAAGGTGAGCAGACAGTTGGTTTTAGATTCCTATTCAAACATCGACTTTAAAAAAGCCCATGCACCAATTTTATTTATTGGTGGAGGGAGCGATCATATTTTTCCAGTGAGCCTCACAAAAACAATTGCTGGGCGTTATAAGGATTCAAACAGTCGGGTTGATCTCAAAATATTTGATGGAAAAAGCCATTTTATTTGCGGAGAACCTGGTTGGGAAAAGGTAGCCGATTATGCTTTAGAATGGTATGAGGCATTGTAA
- a CDS encoding TlpA disulfide reductase family protein, which translates to MIKKCLTLAVSALLMLSSSFAQKGKTVTFTGTVKFPDTENKYPIYLGKYEGEGFKKAFKAIDSAKLDANNNFSFKVPADKPDFYQVRVYYFDRIDFWADKDNIHVNVRGIDTAKMKIKNPPYIYMENTSADNDLINDVNLINYLNYQNMIAVGQEQYKAGLSKDSLWIDYMKGGFARMDKDFDARIKYTINKYKNQPAVLYALNALSWKRDGELLMSTLDNLTKKFPWLTQAQEKKKEILENMAQTAKIANGQKAPDFSFPDVNGKNLGPKDFKGKYLIIDFWASWCGPCRAEIPHIKEVYKKYKDKGLDILSVSVDAKPADWKKAMAEEKMAWPQINAVESKQVMSSYLFSGIPYLVVVDKEGKIIEKNVRGESLDNAMKKIFGM; encoded by the coding sequence ATGATTAAAAAATGTTTAACACTGGCTGTTTCAGCCCTGTTGATGCTGAGCAGCAGCTTTGCGCAAAAAGGTAAAACGGTAACCTTTACAGGTACTGTTAAGTTTCCCGATACAGAGAATAAATATCCAATATACCTCGGGAAGTATGAGGGAGAAGGGTTTAAAAAGGCTTTTAAGGCCATTGATAGCGCAAAGTTAGATGCCAATAATAACTTTTCATTTAAAGTGCCGGCAGATAAACCTGATTTTTACCAGGTAAGGGTTTATTATTTCGACCGGATTGACTTCTGGGCAGATAAAGATAATATCCATGTTAATGTAAGAGGGATTGACACGGCAAAAATGAAAATTAAAAACCCACCATATATCTATATGGAAAATACATCTGCAGACAACGATTTGATTAATGATGTAAACCTGATTAATTACCTGAACTATCAAAATATGATTGCTGTTGGACAGGAACAGTATAAAGCAGGACTTTCTAAAGACTCTTTATGGATTGACTATATGAAAGGGGGATTTGCGCGTATGGACAAAGATTTTGATGCACGCATTAAGTATACTATTAACAAATATAAAAACCAGCCCGCAGTGCTTTACGCATTGAATGCTTTGAGCTGGAAAAGAGACGGCGAACTGTTGATGTCGACGCTTGACAATTTAACCAAAAAATTCCCCTGGCTAACCCAGGCCCAGGAGAAGAAAAAGGAAATTCTGGAGAATATGGCACAGACTGCTAAAATTGCCAACGGACAGAAAGCACCTGATTTTTCTTTTCCTGATGTAAATGGTAAGAACTTGGGGCCAAAGGATTTTAAAGGAAAATACCTGATTATTGACTTCTGGGCATCCTGGTGCGGGCCATGCAGGGCCGAAATTCCCCACATAAAGGAAGTTTACAAAAAATATAAGGACAAAGGCCTGGACATTTTATCTGTGTCTGTAGATGCTAAGCCGGCTGATTGGAAAAAAGCGATGGCTGAAGAGAAAATGGCATGGCCGCAAATCAATGCTGTAGAGTCTAAACAGGTGATGTCATCATACCTATTCAGCGGTATTCCTTATCTGGTGGTAGTTGATAAGGAAGGCAAAATCATAGAGAAAAACGTTCGTGGCGAATCTTTAGACAATGCCATGAAAAAAATATTTGGCATGTAA
- a CDS encoding thioredoxin fold domain-containing protein: MKKLVIGIACLAALNATAQNREIQFKEADWNSQLISAKKENKIIFFDAYTSWCGPCKVMAKDVFTKDSVADMFNQTFLNVKYDMEKGEGPALKEKYDVKAYPTYLFINGEGEIVHKIVGSMSASEFITESAKALKPESTAFGLAKKFNAGDHSEATSVAYMDALDKAYESDRMGVVAKVYFDGLQVRSLTEKNVWDLAVKYLNNPSSQAFSYLYENKPELEKRYGADKVNMYFQHTFMMSVYAIKRAYESKTGLKEAKENIEAIRKLLHKPTNNSKRLLSQLNLIEYAALNQWDKFAAVVRGALNDQEFSSRHDFVIGAANDIADKAPAKEYMNALNWADEIEKGNPNLFTNIQLADLRKRIFKKQGKLAEAEIMANRAQDLRKEAAEKGQMTPPMKKD, from the coding sequence ATGAAGAAATTAGTCATTGGAATTGCCTGCTTAGCAGCCCTGAATGCTACTGCTCAAAACCGCGAGATTCAATTTAAAGAAGCAGATTGGAATAGTCAGTTAATTTCGGCAAAAAAGGAAAACAAAATTATCTTTTTTGACGCCTATACGTCCTGGTGTGGTCCATGTAAAGTGATGGCAAAAGATGTATTTACGAAAGATAGCGTGGCTGATATGTTCAATCAAACCTTCTTAAACGTAAAATACGATATGGAAAAAGGCGAAGGGCCGGCGCTAAAGGAAAAATATGATGTTAAAGCATACCCTACCTACCTATTCATTAATGGGGAGGGAGAAATTGTGCATAAAATTGTAGGAAGCATGTCAGCATCCGAATTTATCACCGAATCTGCTAAAGCTTTAAAGCCGGAAAGCACTGCTTTTGGGCTGGCAAAAAAGTTTAATGCCGGTGATCATTCAGAAGCTACCTCTGTTGCATACATGGATGCCCTTGACAAGGCTTATGAGTCTGATAGAATGGGGGTAGTAGCAAAGGTTTATTTCGATGGACTTCAAGTGCGCTCGTTAACGGAAAAGAACGTATGGGACCTGGCGGTAAAATATCTAAACAACCCTTCTTCTCAGGCATTTTCGTATCTCTATGAAAATAAACCAGAACTGGAGAAAAGATATGGCGCAGATAAAGTAAATATGTATTTCCAACACACATTTATGATGTCGGTTTATGCGATTAAGCGGGCTTATGAATCAAAAACAGGCCTCAAAGAAGCGAAAGAAAATATAGAGGCTATCCGGAAATTGCTCCATAAACCGACGAACAATTCAAAGCGCTTGCTGAGCCAGTTAAACCTGATTGAGTATGCCGCATTAAACCAATGGGACAAGTTTGCAGCTGTTGTTCGTGGTGCTCTTAATGATCAGGAATTTTCCAGCAGGCACGATTTTGTGATCGGCGCAGCAAATGATATAGCAGATAAGGCACCCGCCAAAGAATACATGAACGCTTTAAATTGGGCAGACGAGATCGAAAAGGGCAATCCAAACCTTTTTACAAATATCCAACTGGCGGATCTGAGAAAAAGGATCTTCAAGAAACAGGGAAAACTTGCCGAAGCAGAAATTATGGCCAACAGGGCGCAGGATCTGCGAAAAGAGGCTGCCGAAAAAGGACAGATGACCCCACCCATGAAGAAAGATTAA
- a CDS encoding RagB/SusD family nutrient uptake outer membrane protein, which translates to MKKYILSIYICFAAIVLFGCKKNIDNNIRPFNDKADKELLSTLDGLATATNGNYSLMVTQAAGDTQYDVTWFNLSELKGNNILSVTQAYPQTRNDSYIYNNSPSQGVTAPFWRMSYRIIFGTNKVIDAISEGQGAAYDQLKGENYFLRAMAYFNLARVYGRPYYQDNAVSLAVPISLNSLVDKNYQPKRNTVKEVYAQIISDLEKAATLMTISKTNNYASKEVAWALLSRVYLYMGGTPAAPQNEYNTKSVEYADKVIASNKYTLLQGTAYSTSFAVDSRTNKEAIFSFRHDDANGNKINEFLMLRDVFGNPYQGEYAASPDYMAILNQNSSDLRKSFITVETDKRITLTDKSRNSINKFNFQQLSAPGGFDFSTQTRSGTPYLRIAEMYLNKAEALAKLNNNTDALIALNLVRTRSTAPEWTTASLATAGMTVFQAVLNERRLELAWEGHSSYDNFRNGLPVVRNYTDYFYTSPLTIQATDKRVVYPLPPSEILLNNNLDQNPL; encoded by the coding sequence ATGAAGAAGTACATACTATCCATATATATATGTTTTGCAGCAATTGTATTGTTTGGCTGTAAAAAAAACATTGATAACAACATCAGACCTTTCAATGATAAGGCCGATAAGGAACTTTTATCTACGCTTGATGGCCTTGCAACGGCAACCAATGGTAATTATTCGCTCATGGTAACACAAGCGGCCGGCGATACTCAATATGACGTAACCTGGTTCAATTTAAGTGAGCTTAAAGGGAATAACATCTTATCCGTTACCCAAGCTTATCCACAAACCAGGAATGACAGTTATATTTACAACAATTCTCCTAGCCAGGGTGTTACAGCACCGTTCTGGAGAATGTCTTACCGCATCATATTTGGCACTAATAAAGTTATAGATGCCATTTCTGAGGGTCAGGGAGCTGCTTACGATCAGCTTAAAGGAGAAAATTACTTTCTTAGGGCAATGGCTTATTTTAATTTAGCACGGGTATATGGGCGCCCGTATTATCAGGACAATGCTGTATCATTAGCAGTCCCTATATCACTGAACTCGCTGGTTGACAAAAATTACCAACCCAAACGAAATACGGTTAAGGAAGTTTATGCACAAATCATCTCAGATCTGGAAAAGGCAGCCACTTTGATGACGATCTCCAAGACCAATAACTACGCAAGTAAAGAGGTGGCCTGGGCATTGCTCTCGCGTGTTTACCTTTATATGGGAGGAACGCCTGCTGCACCACAAAATGAATACAACACCAAATCTGTAGAGTACGCGGATAAAGTGATTGCATCAAATAAATACACCTTGCTGCAGGGCACCGCTTACAGCACTTCGTTTGCCGTAGATAGTAGAACCAATAAGGAAGCTATATTCAGTTTCAGGCACGATGACGCGAATGGGAATAAGATCAATGAATTTTTGATGCTTAGGGATGTTTTTGGTAACCCTTATCAAGGAGAATACGCAGCATCACCAGACTACATGGCAATCCTGAACCAGAATTCAAGCGACCTCAGAAAAAGCTTTATTACCGTTGAGACAGATAAAAGGATTACACTTACAGATAAAAGTAGAAATTCTATTAACAAGTTTAACTTTCAGCAGCTATCTGCCCCCGGGGGATTTGATTTTAGTACCCAAACCAGAAGTGGTACACCTTACTTGCGAATTGCCGAGATGTACCTGAATAAAGCGGAAGCACTTGCGAAACTGAACAACAATACAGATGCTTTGATTGCACTTAATTTGGTTAGAACGAGATCTACGGCACCAGAATGGACAACTGCTTCACTAGCAACGGCGGGCATGACTGTTTTCCAGGCTGTTCTTAATGAGCGTAGACTGGAGTTGGCATGGGAGGGGCATTCATCCTATGATAATTTTAGGAATGGATTGCCTGTAGTGCGGAATTACACGGATTATTTTTATACCAGTCCACTCACCATTCAGGCGACGGACAAACGTGTGGTTTATCCACTTCCTCCATCAGAAATTTTATTGAACAATAACCTGGATCAAAATCCGCTGTAA
- a CDS encoding SusC/RagA family TonB-linked outer membrane protein: MNKILDLIKVMKLIICLLIISFQASAVAFSQGISLSEKNASIESVIKKIEQQSGYSFFYKLDLLRSNRTKVNIFIKAVSVEQALQLALENQPLTFVIEKRTVIIKSKVATADRNSNPEAKKPVRGKVTDGKAPLPGVSVRIDGTNTATMTDANGNFVLNLNPGTYHIVFSSIGFESKRIEKVVIDGDDVEMSIVLNPAIAQLQEAIVVGYSTKKASEITGSLQTFNAKQLEGVTTNNLISMLKGKVAGMYITEPSGDPNNKASFVVRGQGTLPISGNLRVTNNLNPLIVVDGIIYADVAYPSDIVSSTDIESITLLKDAASTAIYGSRASQGVLVITTKKGVAGNTQLNINSTFGVSQRYMGKIEFMNSQELYDYQRKMLLNSFAIKNEGLTQDAYLTKYLPPSSVLGTYTDWNSKLYRDALNKTVDMGLSGGTEKTRYYFGANRYDEQGPLKGNDLQRTSFKLNLDHNITSRLSLNANISTIFDKGNRSPVGGIVGLALLPWFTLDSDDGIPKKTLGADALGTVYQNPLYDLPYNNTTTKTQQLLGVFSAKYKMFDWLTLQSNNSYNTTFVNIEDYQDRLSLTGLADKGRLSLNKSNSNSFMTSNLITARKQYGLHTIGGLGGFEYNKSNSEYNAIAVKNIPTGVKVPSAASEVWNTYSGKSFRGERFIRGSYSLFAEGNYSYNERYFANASYRMDYSANFGIDNRDGHFYSVSGAWLLSNEDFLKGNSYLTSLKLRASYGTSGKVAGEDFLTESFYNFNYQYSSDPAAIINQLGNRLITWERAHVGNLGIDLSLFDRVTLGADFYRKRNTDLLQKVGTSALLGVPNQYQNIGAMVNKGIELVLTSKNLTGKFTWETGLNFTYNTNKITKLYDGKVSYGNAGTIKEGENIASVHAVKWLGVNEQTGLPQFERLEFDAATSTYVSKTVNTYDAVFAGLTGDASAMQFQAIGNTTPTYYGGMLNTFGYRGFELSVLLNFAADYLVFNNSRNTYFASEGNNVLKNNQIKPAAGQVIWENPGDKATEPMIYRSRTDGADQPSSRLWEDASHIRVRNVRLSYALPSKLINRAKLNRANIFISGDNLFIFTKKSFYGVDPEGGLAGDQNNYGVSAGYGASRKYLLGLQLTF; encoded by the coding sequence ATGAATAAAATTTTAGACCTGATAAAAGTCATGAAATTAATTATATGCTTACTAATCATTAGTTTTCAGGCCAGTGCAGTCGCCTTTAGCCAGGGCATAAGCTTGAGTGAAAAAAACGCAAGCATAGAAAGTGTGATTAAAAAAATTGAACAGCAAAGTGGCTATTCATTCTTTTATAAACTAGACCTCCTGAGAAGTAACCGCACTAAAGTAAATATCTTTATAAAAGCTGTATCTGTTGAACAGGCCTTACAACTTGCCCTGGAAAATCAACCTTTAACCTTTGTGATCGAAAAAAGGACAGTTATCATTAAATCAAAGGTAGCAACGGCAGATAGAAATAGTAATCCTGAGGCAAAAAAGCCGGTACGTGGTAAGGTGACTGATGGCAAGGCCCCACTACCTGGCGTATCAGTAAGAATTGATGGTACAAATACAGCAACAATGACAGATGCCAATGGGAATTTTGTTTTAAATCTTAATCCCGGCACCTATCATATTGTTTTCAGTTCTATTGGTTTTGAAAGCAAACGCATTGAAAAAGTAGTTATCGATGGGGATGACGTGGAGATGAGTATTGTGCTTAATCCCGCAATTGCGCAATTACAGGAGGCTATAGTTGTAGGATATAGCACTAAAAAGGCCAGTGAGATTACCGGATCTTTGCAAACGTTTAATGCAAAGCAACTGGAGGGTGTGACTACCAATAACCTGATCTCCATGCTTAAAGGTAAAGTTGCCGGGATGTACATTACAGAACCTTCAGGAGATCCCAACAACAAAGCATCTTTTGTGGTGCGCGGACAAGGTACGCTACCAATCAGCGGCAACCTTCGTGTAACCAATAACCTAAACCCATTAATTGTAGTAGACGGAATTATCTATGCAGATGTAGCATATCCAAGTGATATTGTTTCTTCAACGGATATTGAAAGCATTACTTTACTTAAAGATGCAGCTTCTACAGCGATATACGGTTCGAGGGCAAGTCAGGGTGTATTGGTCATCACCACTAAAAAAGGTGTTGCAGGCAATACACAGCTTAATATAAACAGCACCTTTGGAGTGAGCCAGCGCTATATGGGTAAAATTGAATTCATGAACTCACAGGAATTGTACGACTACCAGCGTAAAATGCTATTGAATTCTTTTGCAATTAAAAATGAGGGATTAACCCAGGACGCTTATCTGACAAAATACTTACCGCCATCTTCAGTTTTAGGTACCTATACGGACTGGAATTCTAAGCTTTACCGCGATGCACTGAACAAAACGGTAGATATGGGTTTATCTGGCGGAACAGAAAAGACAAGGTATTATTTTGGCGCCAACCGATACGATGAACAAGGTCCTTTAAAAGGGAATGACCTGCAGAGAACTAGTTTTAAATTAAACCTCGACCATAATATCACTAGTAGGTTAAGCTTAAATGCCAACATCAGTACCATATTTGATAAGGGAAACAGAAGTCCGGTTGGAGGCATTGTTGGTCTTGCGTTATTGCCATGGTTTACATTGGATAGTGACGACGGCATTCCAAAAAAGACATTGGGCGCTGATGCATTGGGCACGGTCTATCAAAATCCTTTATATGACCTGCCTTATAACAATACCACCACAAAAACCCAACAGCTATTAGGTGTCTTTTCTGCAAAATATAAAATGTTTGACTGGTTGACTTTACAATCTAATAACTCCTATAATACAACCTTTGTTAATATTGAGGATTATCAGGACCGACTTTCGCTAACAGGACTGGCAGATAAAGGTAGACTATCACTAAACAAATCGAATTCAAACTCTTTTATGACTTCAAACCTGATTACCGCGCGTAAGCAATATGGTTTACATACTATAGGTGGGCTTGGTGGTTTTGAGTACAACAAAAGCAATTCAGAATATAATGCTATAGCAGTTAAAAATATACCTACGGGTGTGAAAGTTCCTTCGGCGGCATCGGAGGTTTGGAATACTTATTCTGGAAAATCATTTCGTGGAGAACGTTTTATCAGAGGATCTTATTCGCTCTTTGCTGAAGGAAATTACAGTTACAATGAGCGTTATTTTGCAAATGCTTCTTACCGGATGGATTATTCGGCAAATTTTGGAATAGATAACCGCGATGGTCATTTTTACTCTGTAAGTGGCGCATGGCTCCTTAGTAACGAAGATTTTCTTAAAGGCAACTCGTACCTGACCAGCTTAAAATTAAGAGCAAGCTATGGAACTAGTGGAAAGGTTGCCGGAGAGGATTTTTTAACAGAAAGCTTTTACAATTTTAATTATCAGTACAGCAGTGACCCGGCAGCAATTATTAACCAGCTTGGAAACCGGCTGATCACCTGGGAACGTGCACATGTAGGCAACTTAGGAATAGATCTTTCTTTATTCGACAGGGTGACTTTAGGCGCAGATTTTTATCGGAAACGTAATACTGACCTTCTTCAAAAGGTTGGAACTTCGGCCTTGCTTGGCGTACCAAATCAGTACCAGAACATTGGGGCAATGGTAAACAAGGGAATTGAACTGGTGTTAACCAGCAAGAACCTTACCGGCAAGTTTACCTGGGAAACGGGATTAAACTTTACCTACAATACAAACAAGATTACAAAGCTATATGATGGAAAAGTGAGTTACGGAAATGCCGGAACCATTAAAGAAGGCGAAAACATAGCAAGCGTACATGCGGTTAAATGGCTGGGGGTAAATGAGCAAACAGGATTGCCTCAGTTTGAACGCTTAGAATTTGACGCGGCCACGAGTACTTATGTTAGTAAAACAGTAAACACTTATGATGCTGTTTTTGCAGGCTTAACAGGAGATGCTTCTGCAATGCAGTTTCAAGCCATTGGTAACACCACGCCTACCTATTATGGCGGTATGTTAAACACTTTTGGTTATCGTGGTTTTGAACTCTCAGTTTTATTAAATTTTGCGGCAGACTACCTTGTTTTTAACAATTCAAGAAATACTTACTTTGCTTCCGAAGGAAACAATGTACTGAAGAACAATCAGATTAAACCTGCGGCAGGGCAGGTGATTTGGGAAAATCCTGGCGACAAAGCCACCGAGCCGATGATTTATCGCAGCAGGACGGATGGAGCCGATCAACCATCATCGAGGCTTTGGGAAGATGCCAGCCACATCAGGGTGCGTAACGTAAGGTTAAGCTATGCTTTGCCATCAAAACTGATCAACAGGGCGAAACTAAACAGGGCCAATATCTTCATCAGTGGAGATAACTTATTCATCTTCACAAAAAAGAGCTTTTATGGGGTAGATCCTGAAGGCGGACTTGCGGGAGATCAGAATAATTACGGGGTAAGTGCGGGTTATGGCGCCAGTCGCAAATACCTGTTGGGTTTACAGTTAACTTTTTAA
- a CDS encoding FecR family protein → MNKQLIYLYHRYIEGTCTPEEQEQFLALIAAKESVPQVSELLDDTWNSFQTDEQTFPQADDILQKILAEPEKAVVKKISWYRYTAAAAILIVLGTWLYTLFPKDQQQTEDNNIAAIVPGTNKATLTLANGKVIALDNTTSGKLAQQSGVQIVKTKDGQLVYQLTSADQETAASPEFYNTISTPAGGQYQVNLPDGTKIWLNAASSITYPTRFAGATRKIRLSGEAYFEVSKDKAHPFMVTTDKQEIKVLGTHFNVNSYVDEQSTKTTLLEGSVQVSALKTKQTSILKPGEQAVLINNSMNVSTVETDEAIAWKNGYFQFNESNLASIMRQISRWYNIAVVFEGKSPDDLFHVKIPRNLSLPEVLKIFEMNGINFKIEGRTLIVKS, encoded by the coding sequence ATGAATAAACAACTCATCTATTTATACCATCGTTATATTGAAGGTACCTGTACGCCCGAAGAGCAGGAACAATTCCTCGCACTTATTGCTGCAAAGGAGTCTGTTCCACAGGTATCTGAACTTTTAGACGATACCTGGAATAGTTTCCAAACTGATGAACAGACCTTTCCTCAAGCAGATGATATTCTCCAAAAAATATTGGCTGAACCTGAAAAGGCAGTTGTTAAAAAGATTTCCTGGTACCGGTATACTGCTGCCGCAGCTATCCTTATCGTTTTGGGCACATGGCTTTACACCTTATTTCCAAAAGACCAGCAGCAAACAGAAGACAATAACATCGCTGCAATTGTTCCCGGAACCAATAAGGCTACTTTAACATTGGCAAATGGCAAAGTGATTGCGCTTGATAACACTACCTCCGGTAAACTTGCCCAGCAATCTGGTGTTCAAATTGTGAAAACTAAAGATGGACAGCTGGTATATCAACTTACCTCAGCAGATCAAGAAACCGCAGCAAGCCCCGAGTTTTACAATACCATCAGTACTCCTGCCGGAGGCCAGTATCAGGTAAACCTTCCCGATGGGACAAAAATTTGGTTAAATGCGGCCTCTTCCATTACCTATCCAACTAGATTTGCCGGAGCAACCCGCAAAATTCGGTTGTCCGGAGAAGCTTATTTTGAGGTATCCAAAGATAAAGCACATCCTTTTATGGTTACCACGGATAAACAGGAAATTAAAGTGCTGGGCACACACTTTAACGTAAATAGTTATGTGGATGAGCAGAGTACTAAAACCACCCTTTTGGAGGGTAGCGTGCAGGTCTCTGCATTGAAAACGAAGCAGACAAGTATTTTAAAACCTGGTGAGCAAGCAGTTTTAATAAATAACAGCATGAATGTATCCACAGTGGAAACAGATGAGGCCATTGCCTGGAAAAACGGCTATTTTCAGTTTAACGAATCTAATCTTGCTAGTATAATGCGACAGATTTCCCGCTGGTACAATATTGCGGTTGTATTTGAGGGCAAATCTCCGGATGATCTTTTCCATGTTAAAATCCCAAGAAACCTGAGCCTGCCAGAGGTTCTGAAAATATTTGAAATGAATGGTATTAACTTTAAAATAGAAGGGAGAACGCTTATAGTAAAATCATAA
- a CDS encoding RNA polymerase sigma-70 factor, with translation MILSGPGAEFNDEKVLLHRMSAGDTNAFSTIYKLNSPKVYYYALKIAKNDTLAQEIVQDVFIKIWGLGEQLNSIENFQGYLRIVTRNYTLKVLRRIAIEFQASKMTTHNYQEGHNDTEEYVIFKDSERILNEAVEKLPAQQKLVYQLCHQEGLKYEEVAERLNLSKLTVKTHMQLALRFLRNYVSNHTDIAVLIILLNLLSEKN, from the coding sequence ATGATTTTATCAGGGCCCGGAGCAGAATTTAATGACGAAAAAGTACTGTTACACCGCATGTCAGCTGGTGATACTAATGCATTTAGCACAATTTACAAGCTCAACAGCCCTAAAGTTTATTATTATGCCCTTAAAATCGCTAAGAATGATACGCTTGCCCAGGAAATTGTGCAAGATGTATTCATCAAAATCTGGGGCCTTGGCGAACAATTAAATAGCATTGAGAACTTTCAGGGCTACCTGCGGATAGTTACCCGCAACTACACATTAAAGGTACTAAGAAGGATAGCCATAGAATTCCAGGCCAGTAAAATGACAACGCACAATTATCAGGAAGGGCATAACGATACTGAAGAATACGTAATCTTTAAAGACTCTGAGCGAATCCTCAACGAAGCGGTTGAGAAATTACCCGCCCAACAAAAATTAGTTTATCAGCTCTGCCACCAGGAAGGGCTCAAATATGAAGAAGTTGCGGAGCGACTTAATCTTTCTAAACTTACCGTAAAGACCCATATGCAACTGGCATTACGCTTTTTACGAAACTATGTTAGTAACCACACTGACATTGCCGTACTTATCATTCTTTTAAACTTACTATCAGAGAAGAATTAA